Within the Sporocytophaga myxococcoides DSM 11118 genome, the region GCTGTTCTTCTGAAAGTTCTTCCATTTTTCTGAACAATATTTCCTTTAACTTTTCCTTATCCTCCATCGCAGCTATTGACTTTTAATTCAGTTTATCTTTGTTAACGTCTTTTGATTTATCATGTTCTTTAGCAAAAACCTCAATTGTTCTTTTAACAGGCTTTGGTTCATAAAAATGCTTCTCCAGAATCTTCTTTTCCAGTGGCCCCCTCGAAACAGTATCTGTCAGGTATTGCTCAATCATAAGGCTGGCTATCGGAGCTGCCCAAGCACCTCCCCATCCTGCATTTTCAACAAAAACTGCGATAGCTATCTTTGGATTTTCTTTTGGAGCAAAAGCAATAAAGACAGAGTGATCTTCTCCATGTGGATTCTGAGCAGTTCCTGTTTTTCCGCAAATCGTAATTCCATTGATTTTAGAAGCTGCTGCAGTTCCTTCATTAACAACTCTCTCCATTCCATCTGCAACTATGTCAAAATATTTGGAATCAATACCCGTATAGTGCTTTTCTTTATACTTTTCAGCAAGCGCATGATCTTTCCCTATCCCCTTTACAAAGTGCGGTGCAATGTAATATCCTTTATTGGCCAGGCATGCTGCGAAGTTCGCCATTTGTAAAGGAACCATACCTATTTCACCCTGGCCGATACCAAGAGAATATATGGTAGAAAACTTCCAGTGATGATGACCATAAATCTTGTCATAAAAAGCATTGCTTGGGATAGATCCTGCTTTTTCATTAGGTATATCAACGCCAAGCTTTTGTCCAAAGCCAAAGTTTCTGACTAAGTGATACCACTCTTCGAAGCCAACTTCTGTATCTTTAAATTTATCAGCAAATTTATCCTGATTGATAATCTTTCTGAAGACCTGATAATAATAAGGGTTACAGGAATGCTGTATTGATGCCCTTAAATCAAGTGGAGAGGCATGATTATGGCAATTGACCATATCTTTATTACATGGAAATAAAGTATGTTCATTGATCACTCCCAACTGAAGCCCTATTAGCGCCTGAGCCAATTTAAATATAGATCCAGGAGGATACTTAGCCATCAAAGGTCTATTGAACAAAGGCTTTAACGTATCCTTCTGCAAAGCAAAAGCATTTTTTGCAAACTTCCTTCCTGCAAGCATATTCGGATCGTATGTAGGTGCAGAAACAAAAGCAAGAATTTCACCGGATGAAGGCTCAATAGCAACTATACCTCCTTTCTTATAAGCAATAAGTTTTTCGGCATAAGCTTGCAGATCTCCATCTATAGAAGTGTAAAGGTCTTTACCAGGAACAGGTATGGTATCATACTTACCATCTAACAAAGATCCTTTCTCGGCACCTTTCACATCTACCATCAAATATTTAACACCTCTCCTGCCTCTTAACTCCTCTTCATAGAAAGATTCCAGACCACTGATACCCAAATAGTCACCTTTAGAATAATAGTTTTCACTTTGATTATCCAGTTGTTTCTTACTGATTTCTCCAATATATCCCAGGGCACTCGCCATTACATGCTGTTCGTAATTTCTTATAATCCTGGTTTGAGTATATAATCCCTTATAATCCACAAGTACATCTTGAATTCTTCCGAGGTCGTTAAACGATAACTGTTTAATCAAAGCCGTAGGACGAGACCATGCCTTATCTTTTCTGATTTCCTTGATAACTTTATAGAGTTCATCTTTAGTCATATGTAGCTTCTGACAAAACTCTGTGGTGTCCTTAATTTTGGTCTCCTTAAGGACAATCATTAGATCGAATACTGTAGTGTTTGTAACAAGAGGTTTTCCATCTCTTGCATAAATTACACCTCTAGGGGCATAGTCTATCATCCTCCTTGTAGCATTACGCTGAGCCATTTCCTTGTAGTCTGAGCTGGCTACCTGAAGTAAAAAAAGGCGTATGATAAATATTGCCGCTACAACTATAAAGATTCCTTGTACTACGAATTTTCTTTCCATATTCCTAATAATCCTATTGAAAGGACTATTAAGGCTGATTAGTTCCATAATGATGTAACTATTTCAATTATCTATAAAATGAAAATATTTTTTCGAATGTGAACTTTTTTGATTGGGATACAAATAAAAAAAGGCATTGATTATTCAATGCCTTTGATAATTAATCTATCAAATTATATCTTAACTATTTTCCAGAAGATCTTTAATTGCAACCAGGATCGGAGTCCACCCTTCACCATTATTATAGGATTCATTAAATCGTTTCTCTCCGTCCGCTACAGTCTCATATCCATCTTGAGTAACTGTCAATAATGTTTTACCATTGCTTTCAGAAAGTTCATACGTTACATTCAAGTAATTCTCAGGAATATCAGGATAAGATGCATTAGGATCTATAACTGTATATTTTAAACGTTTCCCTTTATTGATTTCCAGGATAGTTCCTTTTACGAAAACCATATCCTTTCCCTCATAGTGTCCTTTCCATAATAAAGGACTTCCTGGTTTCCAATCTGATACGGTTTCACAACCATATACTTCTTTGTCTGTTCAGGATTGATAAGCATATCCCAGACCTGCTCCTTCCCTGCTTTAATCTCAACAGTATTCTTTATAATTTTTTCCATTCAATTTAAAATTTCAGAAACTTAAATTTAATTATTCATTCTTTCAAATGCCAGCTTCAATTCTTCAGGACCTGCTTTTACCATATTCTCACTGAAACCAAATGTTAATGCTTTATTGCCTTCTTCAATTTGTTTAAAAATGGAGTCAATAAAATCTGATACGGGTGGAGCAAAATCATGAAGTCCTTTTCCTCCAAGGTCTGTATTAAGAGCAGGAGGAATTATTTCTATCACATCGATATTTTTACTTTGTAAAAGCTTTCTTAATGATAAAGTAAAGGAATGAAAGAATGCTTTAGTTGCTGAATAAACAGGAACTTTAACTAAAGGAGTAAATGATAACCCGGAAGTTACATTCATAACTGTTTCAAGTGATTTTAAATTTATAAACAATGATGTAAGATGGATGGGAGCCTTAATATTTATTTCGATCTCTTCCATTGCTTTAGAATAAAAATCATCGTCTGTAACTGCCATCCAATTTTGTATTCCGGCATTGTTAACCAGAATATTAAGGTCTGGATGTTCTTCCTGTATCCATTTGTATAAAGCTATCCTATCTGTTTCTGCTGCAAGGTCACATGTTTTTATTATTACCTGTGGAAATTTACTTTGTACTTGCTTCAGCACAGATTCCCTTCTGCCGCAAATGATTAAGGTATTGTTATCACTAATAAATCTTTCTGTGAGACCTAATCCAATGCCACTTGCACCACCCGTAACCAATATCTTTTTTCCTGTGATTTTCATTTCAGTTAATTTTTCACCTGATAAATATGGGGTATTAATTTAAAATATAAAATATTGTTTATAAAATATAAAACCATCCTGTTGGATACTGGATGGTTAAGAGAGATAATTGAAAAGAAAAGATAATTTATACTTCACTTACTATCATTCTTCTTCTTATAATTTAAAAAAGTCATAATAATCCCAAGCTCCTCTTCTGTAACTGTCGTGTCAGTTAATGTCTCTGAATGCCTTGCATTGGTAATACGAAGCTCATACCCTTTTAGCTGCTCTGGGGTAAAATCAGGAACTACTACCTTTCCTTTCACTTTTGTATTGTGACAACCAGCACAATTCATATCATAAAGTATTTTCCCTTTTTCACATCTGGAAAGATATTCCTGCTTTACATGGGGTAGCATTGCCTCAGGCAAATCATAGGTTACCTTATTTTGATTTACGCACTGAACAAAACAAACAGCCAACAAGATTCCTACCACAACAAAATAAAATTTCATAATAATACTGATTAATATTCTCCTCCTACTTTTCTATTATTCAACCCACTTACTTTTGATTGTGGCAAAACTTCAGGGGCTTTCTCAAATTGAATCTTTTCATCCAATGAAAAAATAAATGCTATTAGCTTATTTTTTTCAGCATCAGACAAATGAAGCGAGTCTGATGAAAGTGTCTGATTAGGTACATCTAATCCTCTCCCGCTTCCTCCACCTGCATCATAGAAATCAATTACTTCTCTTAAATTTTTAAATGCTCCATTATGCATATATGGCCCTGTATGTGACGCATTTCTAACGGTACCAGTTCTAAATGCATTATTCGTTTCGTTGGCTGAATGAACTTCGAACCTTCCTTTATCCATACTAAGATTCATTGGACTGGATACATCCGGAACTCCAAGAACTTCAAACTCAGAATTGGTATAAGGTGGTTTAACTCCATTGAACAAAGGAACAAAATGACATGTTGCACATTGCGCTTTACTCATAAACAAATTAAAGCCTTGTTTGGCAGAAACCGGAAGTACTATATCAGCATTCATTGATTCATCGAATGGAGAATAGTATTTGCTAAACTTGCTGTAATAGAAAGTAACCGCTGAAACAATATGATCAAAAGTAATTTCTTTTTCCTGGGGGGTATATTTTAAAAGGCCTCCAAAGGCATTTTTGTATTCCTTGCAACTCATTAACTTTTGCAAAACCTCTTTCTCATTGCTTCCAAGCTCATGAGGGTTTTCAATAACTCCTTTGGTCTGGTTCTGAAGGGAAATGTGCTTACCATCCAACATGATTAAATGGTTATACTCCACATTAATAAGCGATGGAGAATTTCTTTTCAAGGTAGTTTGCCTGTCAAATTGAAGAGAAGTGGTTAGTATGGTATCCGTAAAATATTCGGTTGGCTTATGACACGATGCACAGCTTCTCTTATTGTTGCCAGATAAAATAGGATCGTAAAACAAAAGTTTT harbors:
- the mrdA gene encoding penicillin-binding protein 2, with amino-acid sequence MERKFVVQGIFIVVAAIFIIRLFLLQVASSDYKEMAQRNATRRMIDYAPRGVIYARDGKPLVTNTTVFDLMIVLKETKIKDTTEFCQKLHMTKDELYKVIKEIRKDKAWSRPTALIKQLSFNDLGRIQDVLVDYKGLYTQTRIIRNYEQHVMASALGYIGEISKKQLDNQSENYYSKGDYLGISGLESFYEEELRGRRGVKYLMVDVKGAEKGSLLDGKYDTIPVPGKDLYTSIDGDLQAYAEKLIAYKKGGIVAIEPSSGEILAFVSAPTYDPNMLAGRKFAKNAFALQKDTLKPLFNRPLMAKYPPGSIFKLAQALIGLQLGVINEHTLFPCNKDMVNCHNHASPLDLRASIQHSCNPYYYQVFRKIINQDKFADKFKDTEVGFEEWYHLVRNFGFGQKLGVDIPNEKAGSIPSNAFYDKIYGHHHWKFSTIYSLGIGQGEIGMVPLQMANFAACLANKGYYIAPHFVKGIGKDHALAEKYKEKHYTGIDSKYFDIVADGMERVVNEGTAAASKINGITICGKTGTAQNPHGEDHSVFIAFAPKENPKIAIAVFVENAGWGGAWAAPIASLMIEQYLTDTVSRGPLEKKILEKHFYEPKPVKRTIEVFAKEHDKSKDVNKDKLN
- a CDS encoding SRPBCC family protein, with product MVFVKGTILEINKGKRLKYTVIDPNASYPDIPENYLNVTYELSESNGKTLLTVTQDGYETVADGEKRFNESYNNGEGWTPILVAIKDLLENS
- a CDS encoding SDR family oxidoreductase, with the protein product MKITGKKILVTGGASGIGLGLTERFISDNNTLIICGRRESVLKQVQSKFPQVIIKTCDLAAETDRIALYKWIQEEHPDLNILVNNAGIQNWMAVTDDDFYSKAMEEIEINIKAPIHLTSLFINLKSLETVMNVTSGLSFTPLVKVPVYSATKAFFHSFTLSLRKLLQSKNIDVIEIIPPALNTDLGGKGLHDFAPPVSDFIDSIFKQIEEGNKALTFGFSENMVKAGPEELKLAFERMNN
- a CDS encoding c-type cytochrome, whose protein sequence is MKFYFVVVGILLAVCFVQCVNQNKVTYDLPEAMLPHVKQEYLSRCEKGKILYDMNCAGCHNTKVKGKVVVPDFTPEQLKGYELRITNARHSETLTDTTVTEEELGIIMTFLNYKKKNDSK
- a CDS encoding cytochrome-c peroxidase → MNKNYLILLSISFIAFISISFKTCLLNESNYNSGYHHRLYEFKRDQSELLDLIRNSDLNSQANIDIVKDKINSCRVYLKKMDFWLRYLEPISYKKINGPLPVEWETEVFEKFEKPYKREGAGLTLAALYLEDPNIEKDSLLSLIQQSYISSSVFSTDSIADGLKSYHHFFLCNRLFLLNLSTIYTTGFECPDTSLVVPELRTMLREVKRINQSFNESFPETPLGEKYLSLFDRMVEFSESQSSNYSEFDHFTFLKVYVNPLFAMNQGFIRNYKVVSKSYMDYSLNKNCNSIFSKSLYIGQNPKGVFMRVKEADALAKIDRVGKLLFYDPILSGNNKRSCASCHKPTEYFTDTILTTSLQFDRQTTLKRNSPSLINVEYNHLIMLDGKHISLQNQTKGVIENPHELGSNEKEVLQKLMSCKEYKNAFGGLLKYTPQEKEITFDHIVSAVTFYYSKFSKYYSPFDESMNADIVLPVSAKQGFNLFMSKAQCATCHFVPLFNGVKPPYTNSEFEVLGVPDVSSPMNLSMDKGRFEVHSANETNNAFRTGTVRNASHTGPYMHNGAFKNLREVIDFYDAGGGSGRGLDVPNQTLSSDSLHLSDAEKNKLIAFIFSLDEKIQFEKAPEVLPQSKVSGLNNRKVGGEY